In the Microcaecilia unicolor chromosome 10, aMicUni1.1, whole genome shotgun sequence genome, one interval contains:
- the SMIM30 gene encoding small integral membrane protein 30, which produces MAGLDYTPRCLLAFLPLLGLLPTAEAMDGGNAVALLLGIIIGIFGFCVCLGYYAKKRNEQL; this is translated from the coding sequence ATGGCTGGCCTGGATTATACTCCCAGATGTTTGCTAGCTTTCCTTCCACTACTTGGTTTGCTGCCTACTGCTGAGGCTATGGACGGGGGAAATGCTGTGGCTCTCCTGCTAGGGATTATTATCGGCATCTTTGGCTTTTGTGTCTGTTTAGGGTATTatgcaaagaaaagaaatgaGCAGCTATGA